From the genome of Gorilla gorilla gorilla isolate KB3781 chromosome 4, NHGRI_mGorGor1-v2.1_pri, whole genome shotgun sequence, one region includes:
- the LOC129533925 gene encoding uncharacterized protein, whose amino-acid sequence MCTPDSGAHGLMSFLRASDRSPASPAPCRPYLPPPGPRLREEAQGAGGGNAERRKRRAGRKGPSPERSPLQLQPLAPSLFPAPQTRRWRRKRRKEAPVLQRHLALQHRPPRAGGDSGGAAAAGSISARSP is encoded by the coding sequence ATGTGCACCCCGGACTCCGGGGCTCACGGACTGATGAGTTTCCTCAGAGCTAGCGACCGCTCGCCAGCTTCTCCCGCCCCCTGCCGCCCCTACCTTCCCCCTCCCGGACCCAGGCTCCGCGAGGAGGCGCAGGGGGCGGGCGGCGGCAACGcggagagaaggaaaaggagagcagGGAGGAAAGGACCGTCCCCGGAGAGAAGCCCGCTCCAGCTGCAGCCGCTAGCCCCCTCCCTCTTTCCCGCCCCACAAACGAGGAGATGGCGGCGGAAGCGGCGAAAGGAAGCGCCGGTTCTCCAGCGCCACTTGGCGCTCCAGCACCGCCCGCCACGAGCAGGAGGAgacagcggcggcgcggcggccgCTGGGTCAATAAGCGCCCGCAGCCCCTGA